CTTGACATACTCGTCATACTCCTCCTGGGCTCTTCCCTCCTCCACTTTGCGCTGCAGCAGATACTCAGGAATCTGCCCGTAGTCCTGTGGTGGGGATTAGGGCAACTCAACATCACTTGCTAAAATATAGCAATAGCAATCCCTGCAGAATACCAATCCCATGTCCACTTTTATTGACTTGAGTGGTGAACACCCACTTTTTGGCAATACTGAATTTACAACAGCTGCGAACTCTGAGCTCCGTTTATACACCAGAATAACTTCTGAGCTCATTTGTACAAAATTTGGGGCAGGTCTGTGGGGTGATGTTTTGCAAAGCTACTGTTAAGCTACTGTTAACAAAATCAAGCTGGCCAATTGCACAGAAGAGAAAAGGTCAAAACAGCAGGAGTTATGGATAAGACcacatttacaatttaaaaaaacaattttatctTTTGTCTATAACCCCGAGATGTTTTTATGGAAAGGGGGGGTTTTTGAACTGAGCCTGGAAAAACTGAGGGGTCAGAAAATTATTCCTAGGGGCCTCTCAGCAAAATGTAATAGTTtagttatttctgttttaagaataaataagtaatttaaataattcatataattaaataattcacattttataaattcCTGTTTTATACTtccagataaaataaaattgtctgGTATACACCTCCTTGGTAATATTGTGATCATGGaagtgaatatatatttttattatggaAGCTATTTGTCTTATTTCAGCTTGTAGATGGTGTTgaaaaaagtgtgaaataaGATGATGCTAGCAAGGTGGCAAAGTAGCAATTTTAGGATGTCTTGAGATAAAATTTTTGGGATCCCCCTTATATGAAGCACTGAACAAAAGGTGAAGACAGCATCACAAGCTTTCTTTAACTTATCTTTGAATTTgagaaatgtactgtacataaataagtaagaaaccacagaaaaatgaaaaaatgttcatAACGAATGACAAATTCGGCAGATTTacctttttctttaaatattttgggaCAAGACCAGAACACTCCAAAGGCTGCTTATCTCCATGTTTTGTGTCAGCATAGATAGGCTGTGGTTGCCTTGGTGCAGAAAGGAGGTTTTTGATGGTATTGTCCCTTATAAAGTCCTTTGCTGAATGAACTCCCATCTTTGGAATTTCAGTTCTAGCGGGTACTGGTGGCTTTCTTAGTTTATCGCCATCCATATACACAAACTgcttttctgttaaataaaaaaaaaaataaacaaaacaatatcaTTAGTTTTACTGATTTATGCACAAACAGATGGCTCAGGTCTGAGAACTTTAACAGCTGTACTGTATTAATGACATCTAGTAAAATCCATATGTAAAGCttataaaacaatcaaaatcaGTTTTCAAACTGTGGCATTGCATTTGTAATACCTCAAACAGGACCCTGTGTTATGATCCtcaaaaaaacaatgtctttcatttttctatGGCCAGTTCTCTAAGAGTGCTGCTGCAACCTGTATATCTCTTTTGGCTTACTTTCAGGGAGTCTTGGTTCTTTGGAATGTTTGCGTAGAAACTTCTCTGGTGAGGGTGTCTCCACCTTTGTTGGGCCCATGGTCCTGTGTGCAGCCTTGCCACTTTGTTTTTCCTGCTTAACTTGGTCCCTAAACTTTGACGTATATCTTAGTTGTCAAATAAGGAATGTCAATGaagaaacaaaaggaaaaaagcattAAAGATTAAAGATCTAATACAGCAATTACAACACAATAATAATTCATACAGAAGTGCAGGTCGACATTAAATTgcactcaaacaaacaaaccaaaatggaaactccataaaaataaattattgctaTCCACGTTAGCTAATAATTTGTCATCCCTCTGCCTGTAAATTTAAGTGATTTAACCCTCTGCACCTGCGCGCAACTCTTCTGTAGCCACAGCAACAGTAGTAGGCTACTGATGATTCTTTAAGCAGAACTACTACACATAACTGTACATGAAATTATGTAGTTTGACGAAAAGAGTACGTAAAGTAGTAAAGTAGTACGTGTCTAATCAGGTAGAAATCAGCATCTAACGATCATACAGCTACCATAGCTAGAGTTAACTTGGCGAACTGATAACTAGTTAATAGCTAATGCATCCCGTGCATTGAAACATACCTCGGTGGTGTTTCAAATCGAACTTCTTCCCGAGGGATGAGGTTATAAATGCTCTCTGGTGGATATATAGTTGTCATATTTCGTattttactaaaaataaaataaaagggtgCCTATCCTCACGTTCGTAACGTATTGGCTGCTGGAACGTTTCTGTTTACAGTTGCCCCTTGAAACGGTTGCTTAGGAACGCTGGAAACCACGGATGAACAAAATCCCTTCACCAGTCTTCCAAATGCACGCTCGGCCATGAGTGGTTCTCATCCTCGGCCCGAttgtggtttttgttccaatccaatctcagaattttaacaagctgttaaattTTCTTAATGTGGCGCTTTTCATGTTTAAGACACAttctgtcagaaatagctatgcataccatgaaaaataaaattcaaatccaATAGCCCACTTATTGTGCAATAGTGCataaaactgcattaaaatagGTTGCAATAATTGTAACTGACCAAATTCAGAACTGAGGGGATGatcctaattaggttgctgaacaaatgtgtttaagttctttcataatttccCAATCAACACAATATAGGTTCGGCTCGTTAAcgtttgctttgtctttgagtTCCTCTACCGAATTTTTAGTAgccatgtgtccacactttcactaATTGGGAGCCTCATCTGCAGCCTTTAATTTGAGCAGTTGAATAATTTTGTTACCTCTTTCTAAGTAGTTGTTTCAAAGAAATATAGCACAATGCGAACACAGGACCTCTTCATAGCATGCGCAGTGCCAATGGCTTGACAGGGTAAGTGCCTGTAACACgaacctaattaagaaaaaatgaacGAAAACCAGACCGAGATTGACtgagctaacattagctgtgCCTGTGTCAAACTGTACACTCGTGTAACGAACCTtccctgtgcttctctgtgccGAACTATTGCGAATAAATTGAAATGTAGACTAAAGTATTTCTTACTAGGACTGAATTTCGAGATACATCTAATTCAACATATATCTATATGATGTCGCTCAATTTcaaatctttgtttttcttaaccTTATTTTCTTATTCCGCGTCTTTCACTTTATGTTTTAACCAGAATCAACTGAAAACGAAACTCCAATGTGACAAAACCCCTCGCCATTGGACAAAACGAGTTTTAAAATTACGCTATGAGGATTGTCCACATTGCTCTTCCGTATTTTTTGCATGCAAGGCAAGCAAAGATACAACGAGTAGGCtagtttattttgctttcaagTTCACGCATAACGTCAAGGTTTTCCCAAAGTAGCAAGTGAGTATAGTCAGCAATGTTAATGCCCGTACGTTGGGGACAAGGGCAGAAATAACTAAACCCGAACTTATTACGTTATTTAGGGAAACGTGTAAACGATTGACACCGACGTGATTTAATCGGTTGAATTCATGCCCCTTGTAACCAGCCATATCAAAGCATTCCCAATTTACCTAAAAAACGtgaatataggctacattacgCGTTACTGTTGACGCGataaacttaaaaataatgcGCATTTTATTCATCTTAAAAACTGCACAAATGTGTTATCTAGCTCTTAACGTCTGCTTGTTTCCCTGTAGAAATGAGTTAATTGATAACCCGATAACCTCTGAATTTAAGGAAGTCTCAGCCTAAGCAAATATttcaccaaataaaaatatggttttatttgtgtttcctAGCTATCAAATCGATGTTTTGCCACTCTCAGTTGCCACAGTTGTACAGGCTACTGCAGGTAAAGATTAGCACGGGAAATATCAGCCTGACcaaacagtaggctacattccCTGTTTTGTAGAACTTACAAGACGTCTTTACATGAACATTATTACCCACCACAGGTATCAAATATCGTGAAGTGACCCTACGTTAGGCTTTTGATTGGATAGGTTATTGCCAATCGTTCATTTAGCTATGGTTGGTCGAATCCGTCAGGCCTTTGCTACAAAAAATGCAGACCCTAAATTTAGCAAGGGCGAGTTCAGTGGTGAGGATAAGGAGATTCTCGCAATTGTCtattaaaaaatgtgacatGGGGCCCAAGAGGCTCCAGGTGCCCCAGACAGTGTTTTTAGAAACTATTTCCTCAGGTTATTTCCTGGATTGCTGCATTAGGCCATTAAATGCTCCAGATAtacgtgtttttcatcagtcCCTGTGAGTTACGTACAAAGCAATTTAATACAAAGTCATTAATTTTTCTCTGCAGAACATAAATGTCAATAGGTTAGTTGATTAGCAACTTAAATGTATGGATCTTTTTAGTAAGTTCATTGTCAATGTTTGAGACAGGCCAATAGCTGCAAGCTAGGCTACAAAGCAGCATCGAGATTACCAACTATGCCTACTGTAGGGCCACGTTCTATGTTTTGGATGGGTCGGAGAACAGTCCTTCTTGGTGCTGTCATTGCGCTGCTCTGCCTGTGTAAGCTGAAATAGTAAGGACCACATTTAATGATATTAGATGTTATGTTAGTGCAGAGAgataatataaattaatctcCTCTTAAGTTTTACATTAAAGAGCTGTAAGTCATGTTTATACTGAATTTCTTTAGTCCTGCCTAACAATTCTTTAACTTAAGCAGGAAGCGAACAGCTGCTATATTTTGAGTCCAGTAGTGATGCTGTTGAAGAAACCAGGTTCCAGGTCCTGCTACTGCATGTTAGACTTGAGATGAAGCTAACTAAAACCTTAATCCAatcaaacattcaatctgtcaagcGTGTTTCAGAGAGTTCCTACACGAAGCGCAAATACATATGTCTCCTGGGCCAGCCACGCTGGAACAAAGTATATAGTCGATTTTGGGATTAAGACTGTTTTGACATTCTtgagaggaaatgaaagagtGCCAAAGCTTCATTGGCATGAATCTAGAGGAGATACTGCGATGATCCACCGTCAGATTTCATGATTAACCTACATCTTGGCATGTTAGAAAGGGCATGTTTTTACGATGTAGAGACAAGACATCATCAAGGGTAGGATGAAATGAACAGGATTCTAGGCAAGTCGGTTCCATGAGGGCCATCTTTGCAGTATGGAGCTTTTCTCCTTGGTTTTGATGATTATTAAAATAGATAGaaaaatataggcctaataataattagaaatctGAAACCTTTGTCTCAACCAGGGCTGCCTTTACAAAGGGTTGTCATATTGCTAAGCTCAGCGATGTTTATTAAAGTTTCCTGATGGCAGGCTGTATATGCTAACAGGGGGTTAAACTGGAGAAGTGATTGGCTGAGGATGGTAGGCATGTCATTCCAGAAGTGCGATCCTGTTGAGAAGTGAGTAAGCTTGGATGTACGCTGCCATTAACGACTGGCGCAAAGCATATGGAGAGAACTTGCCTGTCAGCAGATCACCAGTGAGGCACCTCATCAAAATCAGTAGTGCAAATCCCAGTACGCCTCCTTCAAGATTGTTGACCGATCCAGCTCTTGCATGTCTTCCCCGTGGTTACTATTGTACTTGTGGCCAATCCACGGAGTGCCTGACTGGCTCACGCCTTAGCGATGAGCAGGCGAGAGCATATTAGTGTCTTTCTGAGAGAAGCAGATTGAAGATAAACTTGAGGCATAGCCTAATTGGTGGCTTTTTGATTCTGCCCACTATAAGCGTGATTTGAGCCTACTGGCACTGGCAGTGAGATGCACATTGATACTCCAGTCAATCACTCGCTGCTACATATTTTAACCACATCCGGCAGACAGGTCAGCTATGCGTCGTTCGGTTGGGGCTATGTTGCATCCCACCGGAAATTGAATGCAATTGCACAATGCACAAGCAGGGTAATCATAGATTTTGGGTCAAACCGAAAATGGTGGCAGCTCATTGGGTCAAGCGTGAGAGACCCAGCGGCAGAGCCATGTGGCTGACTCTCCCAGTAGCATTAATCTCACTCAATTTATTTCAGTTCGATCGGGATGGCCGCTCTTCAGACCTGTCTCCAGCTTGCAACAGCAGgtttttcaaattcatttcctTAGAATACAGGTATATCTGGCAGACTGGTGTGAACAAGGTTCCCCTTGAAATGATGCTAACATAATAAAGCTTTTTCAGCTTTCAGTACATTGATGTACAGTACAAAAGACAAttttagatacattttaatAGTCAGTTAATGCCATTGCTTGAAATCTTGCAGAACTCATTGAAAATGTGCCTGGTTAGTTGAGTTAGACAACTCTAAATGATATGATCTTGCTTTCCAGCTAAAAGTTACATTGTCAATGGTCTTGAGATAATGGCATCAATGAGCTGCAGTAGCTTAGCTACTAAAGCAGCAGGTAGATACCAATGATGCCTATCTTGTTTAACGTtgcctatgtttttttttgttttttgttgataGGGTACCAGGAGAACAGTCCTTTTGGTGCTGTCAATGCTCTTGCTCTAGCCTCAGTTGTATAGCTAAACTCAGATAAGGAAGCAACAATAATGATATTAGTAATGTTATGTTAGTGCAGAGTAGATAATAGTTAAATTAATTTGGACTCCTCTGGCATACACGTTTGTACATTGAAGAAAGAAAGCTTAGCTAATGTGATGTGTTTGAATATGCAATGAAGTTTATAAAATGTAGGTACTGCCCTAACAGATTGCTTTTAATCTCCTAAGCAGGGAAGTTGAACAGTAATTCTTATTATTTGTTGATCTCTTGTCTTTCAGAATGATTGTGATTGCTGATTGAAGAAATTTCCTCAGGATGGCTTCCAGGTCCTGCTACTGCATGTTGAAAGAGGCTTTGAGATGGGGAAGGCTGACCACTCCAAAGTCCTTACATCCAATCAACTCATTCTTTATTCGCCACTCATTTTCTTTATTAGCAAGATTGTCTTCAGAGAGTTCCTACACAGAAGCGCAAAACATATTTCTCATGGGGCCACCAGGGGCTGGAAAAACAACAGTGGGGGGGATAGTCGGCTGTAGATTGGGTCTCCCAGTTATAGATGTTGATGATGACATTCTTGAGGAGAAATGGAAGATGCCAGTGGCCAAAAAGCTGTCAGAGGTGGGCAGTGAACGGTTCCTAGAGGAAGAGGGTGAGGCTTTGTCCGACTTTTCCACCGTTGGCAGCGTCGTCTCATTGACTGGGTCCAACCCCCTACACTCGGGGACAATGCAGCGGTTGAAGAGCAGTGGTGTGGTCATCTACCTGGATGTGGACACAGAGGACATCATGCAGAGGCTGTCCAGGATGAAAGTGAACAGGATCGTGGGCCAAGGTCCCGATGTCTCCATGAGGGCCATTTTGCAGTATAGGCAGCAGTTTTACAATCGTTGTTTTGATACGAGGGTGCTTTGTGGATCTGGAGACACCGCTGATGAGGTGGCAGAAAAAGTACCTGCTGCCCAGCTACACAGTATGGTGCACAGAGCATATGGAGAGAACTTTGCCTGTGCATCGATTGCACCAGTGAGGCACCTCATCAACAATCAGTATGTGCAGGAGCTCTTCCATGGCCCCACTGCCTCCTTCAAGGATCTGGCTTTGCAGCTGATGCCACAGCTCTTTGCCTATTGCCTTCCCCAGATGTGTAACTACTTGATACTTGTGGCCACATCTggggacacaggaagtgctgtgcTGAATGGCTTCAGCAGCCTTAGCGatgcagacaggcagagagtcGGTGTGTTAGTGTTCTTTCCTGAGGAGGGAGTGAGCGAGATTCAGAAGCGACAGATGACAAGTTTTGGAGAGGGCAATGCAAGAGCTGTTGGCGTGGGCTCTGACTTTGATTTCTGCCAGAGGGCTATCAAGCGGATGTTTGGTGACGCTGGTCTGACTGGGCACTTGGCAGTGGAGTATGCCACCTTGCTGAGTACTGCCAACTCAATCAACTGGGCCCGCTTGCTACCACAGGTTGTGTACCACTCCTCGGCCTACCTGGACCTGGTCAGCGATGGTGTGGTTGGGTTTGGGGACCCCGTTGATGTGTGCATCCCCACCGGGAACTTTGGAAATGCCATGTCTGCCGTGTATGCAAAGCAGATGGGAATCCCCATAAGAAAATTAATCTGTGCTTCAAACCGCAACAATGTAGTGGCAGACTTCATTTCCACAGGTGAGTACGATCTCCGCGGCAGGCCACTTCTGGCCTCCGACTCTCCTGCCATAGACATCCTAAAATCCTCCAACCTCGAAAGATTCCTATTTCATGCTTCGGATCGGGATGGCCAGCTCATTCAGGACCTGTTCTCCAGCTTAGAAAAAGAGCAGTATTTCAAAGTGCCCGGCGTTTTACTTGAGAGGATACAGCGTGATATCCTGGCAGGCTGGTGTTCCGAAGCAGAGTGTTTGGCAGCCATCCGTGAGATGCACTCGCGCACAGGCTACATACTTGACCCCCACACGGCTGTCGCCAAGGTGGTGGCGGACCGGCTCCAGGACAGAACATGTCCGGTTGTCATCTCCTCCACCGCGCACCATGGCAAGTTCGCACCCGCAGTTCTCCGGGCCCTCGAGCTGCAGTGTCCCACAGGGACTCCTCTGGACCAGCTTGAGCGTCTCGGCTCATTCAGATCCAGGCCACTTGCACACAATGCCCTGCTGAAGTGCCTGAGGGAAAGTGGGAACAGTCCTCATCTTGTGTGCCCGGCTGATGTCAGTATACTGGTGGATCAAGTGGAAGCCATG
This is a stretch of genomic DNA from Anguilla rostrata isolate EN2019 chromosome 4, ASM1855537v3, whole genome shotgun sequence. It encodes these proteins:
- the LOC135253340 gene encoding enkurin-like: MTTIYPPESIYNLIPREEVRFETPPRYTSKFRDQVKQEKQSGKAAHRTMGPTKVETPSPEKFLRKHSKEPRLPEKKQFVYMDGDKLRKPPVPARTEIPKMGVHSAKDFIRDNTIKNLLSAPRQPQPIYADTKHGDKQPLECSGLVPKYLKKKDYGQIPEYLLQRKVEEGRAQEEYDEYVKERLRQGAMKQLSDEERLSTLQGLKKNWEELHHQYQALSIVTDTGPKKYIKEKLEMQMKQLEKDIDLIERHKTIYIANN
- the LOC135253343 gene encoding threonine synthase-like 1, which codes for MASRSCYCMLKEALRWGRLTTPKSLHPINSFFIRHSFSLLARLSSESSYTEAQNIFLMGPPGAGKTTVGGIVGCRLGLPVIDVDDDILEEKWKMPVAKKLSEVGSERFLEEEGEALSDFSTVGSVVSLTGSNPLHSGTMQRLKSSGVVIYLDVDTEDIMQRLSRMKVNRIVGQGPDVSMRAILQYRQQFYNRCFDTRVLCGSGDTADEVAEKVPAAQLHSMVHRAYGENFACASIAPVRHLINNQYVQELFHGPTASFKDLALQLMPQLFAYCLPQMCNYLILVATSGDTGSAVLNGFSSLSDADRQRVGVLVFFPEEGVSEIQKRQMTSFGEGNARAVGVGSDFDFCQRAIKRMFGDAGLTGHLAVEYATLLSTANSINWARLLPQVVYHSSAYLDLVSDGVVGFGDPVDVCIPTGNFGNAMSAVYAKQMGIPIRKLICASNRNNVVADFISTGEYDLRGRPLLASDSPAIDILKSSNLERFLFHASDRDGQLIQDLFSSLEKEQYFKVPGVLLERIQRDILAGWCSEAECLAAIREMHSRTGYILDPHTAVAKVVADRLQDRTCPVVISSTAHHGKFAPAVLRALELQCPTGTPLDQLERLGSFRSRPLAHNALLKCLRESGNSPHLVCPADVSILVDQVEAMIQESFCKVY